TCCGTGATTCCCACTGTGTACACACCGATGACCGACGCGAGAAGAATTGTGATTGCAACGATCAAGATCACACCGACAACTGGTGTGACTCCCCGGTTGTTTTTCATATATTTCGATTCAGATATTATGTATTCCGTCCAATAAAACCCCACAATAAATAAAATAGTGTTTCGACGTGCTTCTGCTCAAATACGGTCAATTGCTATACTCTGCCTCTATATCTCGCAACCCAATGCTGACAGCTGTTTTTAGATGAATACCGACTATTCTCTCTCAAACCGAGAGTGGTATCATGGACGGCCGATATGTCCATGGCGCCGCCACAAATACACAATTCCACCCGCAAGCGAGAGTAACATTGCCTGCGTCACGATCATCGATATTAGATGGACGAGTGCGATAGCGGGCCAAACGAGCTGATTCGGATGCCAGTCGACAGCGTCACTCGCGCGGACTCGCCGCTGGTCGAGATACAAGGAGAGCGAAAAGACCGGTGTAAGCACGAATTGTGCGAAGGTCGCCAAGACCGTGAAGACCGTGATAACGAGTGAAAGCCAAGCGAAGCGAGATCTTGGCTGCACCTGATCCGGCTGAATAATACCGAGTAACAGAACGGCACCAAGAAACACGATGTACGCTACAATAGGGACTGCAATACCATACCACCAGTTCGAGACGCGGCCACTCGGTTCGTTGGTGGAATCATCTTCGTTATCGATCTCGATCACTGGATCATTATCTGCAGTCAGGTCGGTCACGATAGATGTAGATGAGAACCGCCGGTAGAGATAGACTGCCGCAATTGGCACCAACAGCGAGTATGAGAACGCAATGACACCGACTAGCGGTAGGAGTAGGCTGCCGACTCCCCAGAACACCGGTCGTGGATTCCACGAGGTGTTGCTCTGATTGACGGCACGAGCGTCAAAAAAGAGACACAGAGCAAAGACTGGAATCAGAAATAACCCAGCCAATAACGTGAATCCGGGTACAAGAATAGTGAGTGGGTTTGCACCATCTTGGATAAGACCGAGCCTCCCTGCAACTAGAATTCCACCCCCACCGACGAGTTCTAGGACTGGCGGAATCGCAACCCCGTACCACCAATTAGAGTCCAATCGAATCGTATTCATCTTAGACATTTTTCAATTTTGAGCTAAATGGCTTACGCTCCTATTATATCAATTTGTTCAGCTGACAATTTATGCGAGCACCTATGTCCCGATCCTGTCCTCCTTCTATCGACGTTAGTTCATCGAACTTTGGAGTCTTCTTACAAAATACAAAGTTTGACTTAACAGTTAGCATGGGTTGATCACGGGACGTGACCAACAAAACTGTCTGGGTTCTGTCAGAGCGTGCTGTGCAAGACTGCGAGCGCATATCTTGCAGCAGAAGACATTTAAAATTGACAATGTGACGTAGAAATGTGCATCGTCGTGCCCTCCTCGCATCGCTCAGTGCACTCGGTATGTCTGGTCTTGCTGGATGTGCTAGTTTTCAAAATGACGATATCCCCGCCGGGAGTCTCCAGTTCGAGAATCAAGACAACCTCCCACACGTCATTGGAATTTCGGTCATAGACATTGGTACTGAATCGGAGACGAACTCTGATGGATACAGCGTTTCCGGTGAGGTAACCGCACCGCCTCAACAACGAGAATTGACAGCCTCATCGTCAGTTGCCCCCGGTGAGACACAGACGTTCAGAAATATCTTCACAGAATCGGTATACTACTTAGTTGAGTTCACACTCGATGGCATCGTTCCCGAGACAGGCGGGCGGATTCCATTCAATCCGTCACCGTCTAATCGAGAGTACGACAACGTCTTGGGGGGTGTTGTATTTGCATCTGGTGAGTTCTCATGGCATGTGAGTTCGACAGACAACGCTGGAAGATTCAAACAATAGGCCGTGCATAATATCGGCTGGTTCAGCCGAATCAACCAGAAACTGGTGCTGCATACACCCTCTAAGTAAAGCAAGTTGTCTCTGCTTCTCCTCTGGGGAAGTCAGGGAATCTCAATCACAAGACAGCCACGCTTCAGCCACAACGGAAAGGTAGTGCCTATCGTTCTAAATGAAAAGTGCCATTCTTTATATTGTAAATCCGGTCGAACGAAAACTCTCTACTCAATCAAGGAATTGGGAGTGGATTGGGTGTATGACGGGTCAGGCGAGTAACTGCTCTCAAACTCCTCGTCGAACTAGGTCGTCGCTAATTTTCAGACAAACTTTGGAGGAGAGTCCTAAACTGAGTTAGCGGTTAGCATGGCTCGATCACGGGTGTGACCAACTAACTCATACGGATTCTATCAGAACGTCTTGTGCAAGATGGAACACGCGTATCTCGCACGTGATTAATGACAACTGGTAGCTATTCATACCTATTAGAAAGATTAGTAATCTCTCTTGGGCATTTAGACTCGGTCATGGGGAAAATCAATAACACACCTTTGCCCGGGTGACATTGATTATTCCCCATCACCACCACAACTCTACTTCCCCCAGGGAGGTGGTTTCTTCGCCCCACCCCCCTCGGCTTTCGCCTTCGACGTTAATTTGGGACTATCTTTTCGATATGTGTCCCTGATATCGGGGCTATATACTGAACAGTAGCTATGATAGCTATTATCATTTAAAACTGTTTTGGGGGTACACTTTTAATCTCTAGTACGGTAATCGAATCGCCGAGAGAGACTTTGCCCCCGTGAAGGTGCCCCCAGCTCTCTCGGCATTTTGTGTTAGGATTAACAAGATAAATAATTTTCTACGGTGCAATTATCTTGAAAATAAACATAACTACCGTTCAATACTGTTTGTGTGCTAACTGTTAAGCCAAACTTTGGAGTTTCTATGTAGACTCCAAAGTTAAGGGGCTGTAGCGGATGGTTAATATATAAAGAGAGTTCGATCACATGGCTCAAAATGTAGATTCCAAAGTTCGCGCAAAAGTGTGGCTCACTCCCGACCAAGTCGACGATCTCCGCTCGGCGTGTTACTCGACTGGTGCCGACTACCTCCAGCAGCGAAACGAGGCGATCATCGGCCTCATGTACGACACCGGGCTCCGGGTCGGCGAACTGGTGGCCGTCGACGTGGATATGCTCAGAGAGGGTAACAGCGCGCTGTATGTGCCAACCGAGATCCAGAAAGACTACCCAAACGACAACGAACCTGCGCCGGCGACGTTAGAGCTGTCTGCTGACGTGTCTCGGCTGCTGTCGTCGTACCTGAATAGTAGGTGGAAGGACTCACCCGCGTTGTTCCCCTCGCGGTCGAGCGACCGGATTACTACCCAG
This genomic stretch from Halorubrum lacusprofundi ATCC 49239 harbors:
- a CDS encoding tyrosine-type recombinase/integrase, which gives rise to MAQNVDSKVRAKVWLTPDQVDDLRSACYSTGADYLQQRNEAIIGLMYDTGLRVGELVAVDVDMLREGNSALYVPTEIQKDYPNDNEPAPATLELSADVSRLLSSYLNSRWKDSPALFPSRSSDRITTQGVRNAISKVVEEAGVEPYLVDGTRGEPSDVTPHALRHSVAYRMMNAEEGNTLYDVRNRLRHRSIQTTEQVYDHIIRV